CAGCTGCTCCACTCATCGGAGCGCACCAGGATGGCGCCGGAGTCGGGGCAGAAGACAATGTCGTCCTCTGCGGCCTTGCGGATATCGGCAAGGTCTCCGGGGCTCAGCTGCATGCCGGAGCCCTCGGAGGTGCCGTGGAACAGGCGTGCGGCGCCAATACCGTGCTTGGCCAGTGTCTTTTCGTAAACGGCCAGCAGGCCGGGCTCAAAGGTGGCTGCCAGTTCCTCACGGCTGGCGACCACTGCCTGCCGCTCGGTTTCGATTTCCGCCAGTTCGGCGTCGCGCTTTTCTTCCAGCGCCGCCATTTCAGCGTCCAGGGCAGCGGCGGCTTCACGTGACTGCTCCTCGGCGGCCTTGGCCGTCTCGAGGCGCTCCATGACTTCAAGCTCCACGTCTTCCAGATCGGAACGGCGGCGCTTCAGCGACTCCATTTCGCTCTGCAGGGCGGTGAGCTCCTTGGAAGTGCCGTGGCCGCTGTCCAGATGCTTCTGGTTGCGCTCTACCCGGGATGCCACGGCTGCGA
This genomic interval from Arthrobacter sunyaminii contains the following:
- a CDS encoding zinc ribbon domain-containing protein; this translates as MAKASSEEQLRLLDLQALDSTVRKLRNRARTVSDNSEIAALALQRAAAQSRLVAASTEAADITRELTRAEADVAAVASRVERNQKHLDSGHGTSKELTALQSEMESLKRRRSDLEDVELEVMERLETAKAAEEQSREAAAALDAEMAALEEKRDAELAEIETERQAVVASREELAATFEPGLLAVYEKTLAKHGIGAARLFHGTSEGSGMQLSPGDLADIRKAAEDDIVFCPDSGAILVRSDEWSS